A single window of Venturia canescens isolate UGA chromosome 3, ASM1945775v1, whole genome shotgun sequence DNA harbors:
- the LOC122407752 gene encoding annexin B9-like: MSYGYQGPPVGPFPGKQKPPTSFGAPPGTPSAPGALPYPNNSNIGFGNPPTSFGMPQPYAGFGGAPYPLQPQGSSPYPNVPGLNPCPYPNPNACSNPSLYPNPGGPNASPYPNPAAGPNSSFYPNPAASNPSMYPNVSDANPSPYTQQNSPYPGQNSSYPSSTHQPVPYGSQPTSCPAQTSPYPTQNPTSTSPYPPRAYPPQNHPLPFPSSQQPYPGAQSSATNPYYSGNPQAPPNPTSRPQSSPYPGSSQYSSHPANGNFPSANSFCSPGGVYPGGQGAGGRPFASSTGSHYAQPHKNSPAPRSAQLKSKLSPTVVPYPNFDPRVDAEVLRKAMKGFGTDDKALIEVLANRTNLQRQEIATQFKTLYGKDLVKDLKSETSGNFENLLVAMMTPLPQYYAKELHDAMSRIGTDENVLIEVLCTLSNHEIRVIKQAYQAMYGRSLEDDLMDDTSGNFKRLMVSLCCANRDESFEVDPDAVATDVRNLLQAGELRFGTDESVFNAVLVQRNIPQLQHIFQKYELETGHSFETAIENEFSGDIKKGLLAIVKCVKDRPAFFAEQLYKSMKGLGTDDARLIRLIVTRSEVDLGEIKRSFAQNQGESLESCISGDCSGSYKKCLLALAA, encoded by the exons ATGAGTTATGGATACCAg GGACCGCCAGTGGGGCCATTTCCAGGAAAACAAAAACCACCAACGTCTTTTGGGGCTCCCCCTGGTACACCCTCCGCCCCAGGTGCTTTGCCTTACCCAAATAATAGTAACATAGGCTTTGGTAATCCACCGACTTCTTTCGGTATGCCACAGCCCTATGCTGGTTTTGGAGGGGCTCCCTATCCTCTGCAGCCTCAAGGATCATCTCCTTATCCTAATGTTCCTGGGTTAAATCCATGTCCCTATCCAAATCCAAATGCTTGTTCAAATCCGTCTCTGTATCCAAATCCTGGTGGACCAAATGCATCTCCTTATCCAAATCCTGCTGCTGGCCCTAACTCATCTTTTTATCCCAATCCTGCTGCTTCGAATCCATCAATGTATCCAAACGTCAGTGATGCAAATCCATCCCCGTATACTCAACAGAATTCTCCATATCCTGGACAAAATTCTTCTTATCCATCGAGTACTCATCAACCAGTTCCATATGGTTCACAACCAACTTCATGTCCTGCCCAAACCTCCCCTTATCCTACCCAAAATCCGACGAGCACTTCACCCTATCCCCCTCGGGCCTATCCTCCGCAAAATCATCCTTTGCCATTTCCCAGTAGCCAACAACCGTACCCAGGAGCACAGTCCTCTGCAACAAATCCATATTATTCGGGCAACCCTCAGGCTCCTCCCAATCCTACTTCAAGACCCCAGTCTTCGCCATATCCTGGCAGCTCTCAATATTCTTCTCATCCTGCAAACGGAAATTTTCCATCCGCTAATAGCTTTTGTAGCCCTGGTGGTGTGTATCCCGGGGGGCAGGGAGCAGGAGGGAGACCCTTTGCTTCGAGCACTGGATCACATTATGCGCAGCCTCACAAAAATTCCCCAGCCCCCCGGAGTGCACAGCTTAAGTCAAAG CTCTCTCCTACTGTTGTGCCCTATCCGAATTTCGACCCACGGGTTGACGCCGAAGTATTGCGCAAAGCAATGAAAGGATTTGGCACTGATGACAAAGCTCTCATCGAAGTTCTTGCCAATCGTACAAATTTACAACGACAAGAAATTGCTACTCAATTTAAAACCCTTTATGGCAAA GATCTTGTAAAGGACTTAAAATCGGAAACGAGcggcaattttgaaaatttgctggTTGCAATGATGACTCCTTTGCCTCAATATTACGCAAAAGAGCTGCACGACGCAATGAGCCGAATTGGTACTGATGAAAACGTTCTCATTGAAGTACTATGCACTCTATCTAATCACGAAATTCGTGTAATCAAACAAGCTTACCAGGCCA tgTACGGAAGATCCTTGGAGGATGATTTGATGGACGATACATCCGGAAATTTCAAGCGACTAATGGTGTCGTTGTGTTGTgccaatcgtgatgaatcgtTCGAAGTTGATCCAGATGCGGTCGCAACGGACGTCAGAAATCTTTTACAAGCTG GTGAATTACGATTCGGAACCGACGAGTCGGTATTTAACGCAGTTCTTGTTCAGCGAAACATACCACAATTACAACACATTTTCCAGAAATATGAGCTCGAAACTGGCCATAGTTTCGAAACAGCGATTGAGAATGAATTCTCTGGCGACATAAAGAAAGGACTTTTGGCTATTG TCAAATGCGTGAAAGACCGACCAGCATTCTTCGCCGAACAATTGTACAAGAGCATGAAAGGTCTCGGTACTGATGATGCACGATTGATAAGATTGATAGTGACTCGATCCGAAGTCGATCTCGGGGAAATAAAAAGATCTTTTGCCCAAAACCAGGGTGAAAGTTTGGAGAGCTGCATTAGC gGTGATTGTTCGGGCagttataaaaaatgtcttttggCACTTGCTGCCTAA
- the Taf5 gene encoding transcription initiation factor TFIID subunit 5, protein MEADKSTMLAVLQLLRKYNFKGTEEIFRKEANLVDVPIDENAQTDSEVSSVLSAYKSEGDPALYEKAYSELKKFVESSLDIYKHELGTILYPVLVHMYLELVYNNHSKEAAQLVEKFSGNLEQYCQGDLKRLSNVTTREQMAGNELTDTFKSNQFIIRISRDTLSILKRHLQEKKHSVLLNIIQEHLYFDMYEGVARNKQQIEATSGATVGEATRQDNKTKVYYGLLKEPDIQCVAPAEEEEDDTGGGEGGDKPKKKKAKKDPLFSKKTKSDPNAPPVGRMPLPNLKDADKLEKVKALREASKRVVLGPDVLPSICFYTLLNSAHTVTAAEVAEDSSLLAVGFADSTLKVWSLVPQKLRLMKTGEQLQDIDREADDVLVRMMDDRTAETSRTLYGHNGPIYSLSFSPDRNLLLSSSEDTTLRLWSLHTWTCVVCYKGHLYPVWSVRFSPHGYYFATGSHDKTARLWVTDSHQPLRIFAGHYSDVDVVQFHPNSNYIASGSSDMTVRLWDCVTGNQVRLMTGHKAPIYSLAFSVEGRFLASAGADNRVLVWDLAHGHLVAALSSHESTVHCLSFSRDGNILVSASLDCSIKLWDFTKLADEMSLEDVNVSHNPDVKTSTESYLLRSFPTKNSPILALHFSRRNLLLAVGMFDSA, encoded by the exons ATGGAGGCTGATAAAAGTACAATGCTGGCGGTATTGCAATTATTGCGTAAATATAATTTCAAG GgaactgaagaaatatttagaaaggaaGCCAATTTGGTTGATGTTCCCATTGACGAAAATGCTCAAACAGATTCGGAAGTTAGTAGCGTTCTATCGGCGTATAAAAGCGAAGGAGATCCAGCTCTTTATGAAAAAGCATACAGTGAACTCAAGAAATTCGTCGAGAGCTCACTGGATATTTACAAG CATGAATTGGGCACCATACTGTATCCAGTTTTGGTACACATGTACCTGGAACTGGTATACAACAATCACTCGAAAGAAGCAGCGCAACTAGTTGAGAAATTCAGTGGCAATTTGGAACAATATTGTCAGGGAGATTTGAAAAGATTATCCAACGTCACAACGCGCGAACAAATGGCAGGGAATGAGCTCACCGATACATTCAA ATCCAATCAGTTTATAATAAGAATATCAAGAGACACACTCTCTATACTGAAACGACActtgcaagaaaaaaaacacagtgtTTTATTGAACATAATACAGGAACATTTGTATTTCGACATGTACGAAGGAGTGGCAAGAAATAAGCAACAAATAGAAGCAACGTCAGGAGCAACGGTAGGAGAAGCAACAAGGCAAG ACAACAAGACTAAAGTATATTACGGATTACTAAAAGAACCAGACATTCAGTGTGTTGCACCAGCAGAGGAAGAAGAGGATGATACGGGTGGCGGTGAAGGTGGTGATAAacccaaaaagaaaaaagccaaAAAAGATCcgttgttttcgaaaaaaacaaaatcggaTCCTAATGCACCTCCAGTTGGTAGAATGCCTCTACCAAACTT GAAAGATGCTGACAAATTGGAAAAAGTAAAAGCTCTGCGAGAGGCCTCGAAAAGAGTGGTGTTGGGTCCTGATGTACTTCCATCAATTTGTTTCTACACTCTCCTCAACTCCGCACATAC TGTTACTGCGGCAGAAGTTGCAGAAGATTCTAGTTTATTAGCCGTCGGTTTTGCCGATTCTACCTTAAAAGTATGGAGCTTAGTACCACAAAAATTGAGACTCATGAAAACAGGAGAACAATTGCAAGACATTGATAGAGAAGCTg ACGATGTTCTGGTCAGAATGATGGATGACCGAACGGCCGAAACGTCGCGAACTTTGTACGGCCACAATGGGCCTATTTACAGCCTGTCGTTCAGCCCGGATCGAAATCTATTACTTTCGTCCTCGGAAGATACAACCC TTCGATTATGGTCCCTCCATACATGGACGTGCGTAGTTTGTTACAAAGGACATTTGTATCCTGTATGGTCAGTAAGATTTTCACCGCACGGCTACTACTTCGCTACCGGCTCTCATGACAAAACAGCCAGACTATGGGTCACAGATTCGCATCAACCTTTGAGAATATTCGCCGGTCATTATTCAGATGTTGAC GTTGTTCAGTTTCATCCCAACTCGAACTACATAGCTTCCGGTTCGAGCGATATGACAGTTCGATTATGGGACTGCGTGACCGGAAATCAAGTGAGATTAATGACTGGTCACAAAGCGCCAATATACTCACTGGCGTTTTCGGTCGAGGGACGTTTTCTTGCATCAGCCGGTGCTGACAATCGTGTTCTAGTTTGGGATTTGGCTCATGGACATCTCGTTGCTGCATTGTCCAGCCATGAAAGCACCGTTCATTGCCTCTCGTTCAGCAGAGACGGCAATATTCTAGTCTCTG cATCCCTAGATTGTTCCATAAAACTCTGGGACTTTACAAAGCTAGCGGATGAGATGAGTCTGGAGGATGTTAATGTCTCGCACAATCCAGACGTCAAAACGTCCACGGAATCTTATTTACTTCGATCATTTCCTACGAAAAATTCACCGATACTGGCACTACATTTTTCACGAAGAAATCTTTTGCTGGCAGTCGGTATGTTCGATTCAGCGTAA